Proteins found in one Anabas testudineus chromosome 1, fAnaTes1.2, whole genome shotgun sequence genomic segment:
- the sh2d3a gene encoding breast cancer anti-estrogen resistance protein 3 isoform X2 translates to MDSLKKELEEELKLSNDDLRSHSWYHGPTSREGAESLLEKNGDFLVRDSSSAPGNYVLSCWWKNGPMHFKIIRVVLRPKQGYSRELYQFEEDRFDNVPALIRYYVGGHRPISKASGAVICRPIPRTLPLRVIAERQPEPKSSSSAGGEKRTDSNKRRSFSTTHSDTLQVNNPLLRSGSQPANLENVGRRPSLQSAQSDSNIRTGIPLNTPLEDTSPDPVSPVFRTGSEPLLSPQPRHAFPSHPGGGVTLRGSDGQLHPRAPPKPLRVSAVFPNSVPPPPKDEDEDPSSLYNELVIQVPQSRKGHVDRLRAEEKWQSRARLTETSFGFLEAQKNEASSQLLFYKQAQRKSAQEVEDWHFERPHIESVSCFQVDQFESLLLPKNNRPLEPSVLLALKELFNRCDAKTTALHILSVDCQVARIVGVTDEQKRIMGVGSGLELVTLPHGHQLRQDLLERHHLIALGVAVDILGCTGTVSQRAAALHKLILLAQALKEHAHNLYSFSAMMKALEMPQIVRLEMTWRALRRNHTESAVLFEKKLKPFMKSLNEGDDSVVQGPVAMPHLVPLLMVMEGEDPVENSERGCQLLYDVLQSARSAALHAQDYQKHAHTLLSGGWEPVPELLEAFRTEFALRLLWGHAGASANRKERYEKFDKILCVLSDKLEPVEFSPQRPDPLT, encoded by the exons ATGGACTCATTGaagaaggagctggaggaagagCTGAAGCTCAGTAACGACGACCTGAGGAGCCATTCATGGTACCACGGCCCAACAAGCCGAGAG GGAGCAGAGTCCTTGCTCGAGAAAAACGGAGACTTCCTGGTGCGGGACTCGAGCTCCGCCCCTGGCAACTACGTTTTGAGCTGCTGGTGGAAGAATGGGCCCATGCACTTTAAGATTATACGAGTGGTCCTTCGACCCAAACAG GGATATTCTCGGGAGCTATACCAGTTTGAAGAGGATCGGTTTGACAATGTTCCCGCTCTGATCCGATACTATGTGGGTGGACACCGGCCCATTTCCAAGGCCTCGGGTGCTGTAATATGCCGTCCAATCCCGCGGACTCTACCTCTGCGTGTCATCGCCGAGCGACAACCTGAAcccaaaagcagcagcagtgcaggGGGAGAAAAACGCACCGACTCTAACAAGAGACGCAGCTTCAGcacaacacacagtgacacactgcAAGTCAACAATCCTCTGCTAAG GAGCGGAAGTCAGCCAGCTAACTTGGAGAATGTGGGACGGAGGCCGTCACTTCAGTCTGCACAGTCTGACAGCAACATACGAACTG GTATTCCTTTGAACACTCCGTTAGAAGACACCAGCCCTGATCCCGTCTCCCCAGTGTTTCGTACAGGCAGTGAGCCCCTGCTGAGCCCACAACCACGACATGCATTCCCCTCACATCCAG GTGGTGGAGTTACTTTGCGAGGTTCAGATGGACAGCTGCATCCCAGAGCTCCTCCTAAACCTCTCAgagtctctgctgtttttcccaACTCCGTCCCTCCTCCACCcaaagatgaggatgaggacCCCTCGTCTCTCTACAATGAGCTTGTCATCCAG GTGCCACAGTCCCGGAAAGGCCACGTGGACCGATTACGTGCAGAGGAGAAGTGGCAGAGTCGTGCTCGCCTCACAGAAACTTCCTTTGGCTTCCTGGAGGCCCAAAAGAACGAGGCCTCatcacagctgttgttttaCAAACAAGCACAGAGGAAGTCAGCACAGGAAGTGGAAGACTGGCATTTTGAACGACCACAT ATAGAGTCAGTGTCGTGTTTCCAAGTGGATCAGTTTGAGTCGCTGCTCTTACCAAAGAACAACCGACCTCTGGAGCCCAGTGTCCTGCTGGCACTCAAAGAGCTCTTCAACCGCTGTGATGCCAAAACCACCGCTCTGCACATTCTCAGTGTCGACTGCCAG GTAGCGCGCATCGTTGGGGTAACAGATGAGCAGAAGAGGATCATGGGAGTTGGATCAGGGCTGGAGCTTGTTACTTTGCCACACGGACACCAGCTAAGGCAGGATCTGTTAGAAAG ACATCATCTAATAGCACTCGGAGTCGCTGTGGACATCCTGGGCTGCACGGGGACTGTGAGCCAGAGGGCAGCTGCTCTACATAAATTAATCCTATTAGCTCAGGCCCTGAAAGAACACGCCCACAACCTCTACTCCTTCTCTGCCATGATGAAGGCGCTGGAGATGCCTCAG ATAGTGCGGCTGGAGATGACGTGGAGGGCGCTTAGGAGGAACCACACAGAGAGCGCAGTGTTATTTGAGAAGAAACTCAAACCCTTCATGAAGTCACTGAACGAAGGAGATG attCTGTAGTCCAGGGTCCTGTAGCCATGCCACACCTTGTTCCTCTGCTAATGGTAATGGAGGGTGAAGACCCGGTGGAAAACAGCGAGCGAGGCTGTCAGCTTCTCTATGACGTCCTCCAGTCAGCTCGCAGTGCTGCGCTTCACGCTCAAGATTATCAGAAACATGCCCACACTCTGCTCTCAG GAGGCTGGGAGCCGGTGCCTGAGCTGCTGGAGGCCTTCCGGACAGAGTTCGCCCTACGGTTGTTATGGGGTCATGCAGGGGCATCGGCCAACAGAAAGGAGCGTTATGAAAAGTTTGACAAGATTCTTTGTGTCCTCTCTGATAAACTGGAACCCGTGGAGTTCAGCCCACAGCGGCCTGACCCTTTAACCTGA